One genomic window of Panulirus ornatus isolate Po-2019 chromosome 14, ASM3632096v1, whole genome shotgun sequence includes the following:
- the LOC139753230 gene encoding sec1 family domain-containing protein 2-like, whose translation MQTASAVHVSEAWWTEACKKVKNAVVFIDNYTAECLHWSGGLTRLVNAGAKNVKEFSSFESGHKEDVKAVFMVSSAVRDTTVTILQDIIQASSFQYCIIITSAHPNVHTYASYGGREADESVFMSDLEEDVLTWMGNRHYTVEIFNIPLVVVPYSENLLMMPSFSKLYPLLGSDIPRISKLQQSLAKGDKIKPVENLGEVEFHHLPHEMRILIRQFVTCIHSILQGMNARDEIYTVGHTSRIIGTELDAFNPARQRRKTASNKVSVVLVDRTLDLVDASSHGGDSLMGRILSLLPRLYGHQLDSAVNMAPLCKVHPSSEWTLVPGCLAPQGKEERASAVLNTLVMSSAKEALSIINKHVIKAASHKDLGGGTAKTTVKATPENLKENIQQFATDIDAFSENAGLLQQGLGVVEALSDPRYVHLDQLLSLEKSFMQSIGDPEEICPFTQIFQLLKTRGTHGVSLDDILTLMVYVASLGGPEVFTQKDEYALTNLLSHAIVEDKKSLSDAVLELVGEDIDEVSALRTAQSVADQLHAISSTRDHLKNYRYVDGVDRCYL comes from the exons ATGCAGACTGCTAGTGCAGTTCATGTGtcagaagcttggtggactgaggCTTGCAAAAAGGTTAAGAATGCTGTTGTGTTTATTGACAATTACACAGCAGAATGTCTACATTGGAGTGGTGGTCTTACCAGACTAGTCAATGCAGGAGCAAAGAATGTGAAAGAATTCTCATCTTTTGAG AGTGGTCACAAGGAGGATGTGAAAGCAGTTTTCATGGTGAGCAGTGCTGTTCGAGACACAACAGTTACCATATTACAAGATATCATTCAAGCCTCCAGTTTTCAATACTGCATCATTATTACATCTGCACATCCCAACGTTCATACTTATGCCAGCTATGGTGGCCGTGAAGCTGATGAAAGTGTCTTCATGAGTGACCTGGAGGAAGATGTATTGACTTGGATGGGCAACAGG CATTACACTGTAGAAATATTCAACATACCTTTGGTTGTGGTGCCATATTCAGAAAATCTGCTCATGATGCCATCATTTTCCAAGTTATATCCTCTACTTGGCTCCGACATTCCAAGAATATCAAAGCTTCAGCAGTCATTAGCTAAAGGAGATAAGATAAAACCTGTTGAAAATTTAG GTGAGGTTGAATTTCACCACCTTCCACATGAGATGCGAATATTGATACGACAGTTTGTTACCTGCATTCATAGTATCTTGCAGGGAATGAATGCTAGGGATGAAATATACACTGTTGGACATACCTCTCGAATTATAGGGACAGAACTTGATGCATTTAATCctgcaagacagagaagaaag ACAGCTTCAAACAAAGTGTCAGTGGTATTAGTTGATCGAACTTTAGACTTGGTGGATGCTTCCAGCCATGGGGGAGATTCCCTAATGGGAAGGATATTGTCACTTTTGCCACGGCTATATGGGCATCAGCTGGACTCTGCAGTAAACATGGCTCCCCTGTGTAAGGTTCACCC ATCTAGTGAGTGGACATTGGTCCCTGGTTGCTTAGCCCCACAAGGAAAAGAGGAGCGGGCATCAGCTGTTCTTAATACCTTggtcatgtcatcagcaaaggAGGCTTTATCCATCATAAATAAACAT gtAATAAAGGCTGCTAGTCATAAAGACCTTGGTGGGGGAACTGCTAAAACAACAGTAAAAGCAACACCTGAAAAcctaaaagaaaatattcaacaGTTTGCCACAGACATAGATGCCTTCTCAGAAAATGCTGGTTTGTTGcag CAAGGTTTGGGTGTGGTGGAAGCACTCAGTGATCCCCGATATGTTCATCTTGACCAGCTGTTAAGCCTGGAGAAAAGTTTCATGCAGTCTATTGGAGATCCAGAAGAAATTTGTCCTTTTACACAA ATCTTTCAACTTCTTAAAACACGAGGAACACATGGGGTATCACTGGATGATATACTAACCCTAATGGTGTATGTGGCATCTTTAGGTGGTCCTGAGGTCTTCACACAGAAGGATGAATATGCTCTCACCAATCTTCTGTCTCATGCTATTGTAGAGGATAAAAAGTCACTGTCTGATGCTGTGCTTGAACTGG